A section of the Sebastes fasciatus isolate fSebFas1 chromosome 5, fSebFas1.pri, whole genome shotgun sequence genome encodes:
- the c5h1orf210 gene encoding type III endosome membrane protein TEMP: MEPSSTVLATATPNATQNATLASQTAKYQSHNWEFLVAVLCTAISVSILIALLAKCQVVRRYLASYRHTRLTETDSVSQYDPSGLEVEFAMHGGRGINPHCIPPGGEEDDDGFIEDNYIPASERARAERAAENMEDTEDTEEEMDEIEFTIA, encoded by the exons ATGGAACCGTCATCAACCGTGCTCGctacagctacaccaaatgcCACACAAAATG CCACTTTGGCAAGCCAGACAGCCAAATACCAGAGTCACAACTGGGAGTTCCTGGTGGCCGTCCTGTGCACAGCCATCTCTGTCTCCATTCTCATCGCCCTCCTGGCTAAATGCCAGGTGGTCCGGCGCTACCTGGCCAGCTACAGGCACACAAGGCTGACGGAGACAGACTCCGTCAGCCAGTATGACCCatcag GCCTGGAAGTGGAATTCGCCATGCATGGGGGACGTGGAATTAACCCTCACTGCATCCCACCCGGGGGCGAGGAAGACGATGACGGCTTCATTGAGGACAACTACATCCCAGCCAGTGAGAGAGCGAGGGCTGAAAGAGCAGCGGAGAAcatggaggacacagaggacacagaggaagagatgGATGAAATTGAATTTACAATCGCTTAG